The following are encoded together in the Kwoniella europaea PYCC6329 chromosome 1, complete sequence genome:
- a CDS encoding biotin synthase — protein MPALASKALRPTLIAPLVRGTRGHAVAVDPPYLPPNPSANTSSQARPRYVDGDVRHDWRRSEIQKIFDAPLMETIYRAATVHRMHQDASRIQLCTLMNIKTGGCTEDCKYCSQSSSYKTPTKASRLIDIEPVLKAAREAKENGSTRFCMGAAWRDLAGKKSGFEKILKMVSEVRGMGMEVCTTLGMLSPDQARRLKEAGLSAYNHNLDTSREFYPEVITSRTYDDRLATIEAVREAGISVCSGGILGLGEQDEDRVGLIHEVSRLPQHPESFPVNTLVPIEGTPLEKNDPVGVHTVLRTIATARIVLPRTIIRLAAGRHTFSETEQAMAFMAGANAIFTGERMLTTPCSGWDEDKAMLGRWGLRGQRSFEDSESVSTTPMMTKEQQALHGVSY, from the exons aTGCCAGCCTTAGCTAGCAAGGCACTTCGACCGACCCTCATCGCACCTCTGGTGAGGGGTACAAGAGGGCACGCAGTGGCCGTCGATCCACCTTACCTCCCTCCCAACCCCTCTGCCAACACCTCATCTCAAGCTAGGCCAAGATACGTTGATGGAGATGTCAGACACGATTGGAGGAGATCAGAGATCCAGAAGATCTTCGATGCGCCTTTGATGGAAACTATCTATAGAGCT GCAACTGTCCATAGGATGCATCAGGATGCTTCGAGGATCCAATTATGTACTTTGATGAACATCAAGA CCGGTGGATGTACGGAAGACTGTAAATACTGCTCTCAGTCATCATCCTACAAGACCCCAACAAAAGCATCAAGGTTAATCGACATTGAACCTGTGTTGAAAGCTGCTAGGGAAGCTAAGGAGAATGGTTCAACGAGATTCTGTATGGGTGCTGCCTGGAGGGATTTGGCGGGTAAGAAGAGTGGTTTCGAgaagatcttgaagatgGTCAGCGAGGTTAGAGGGatgggtatggaag TATGTACCACACTAGGTATGCTCTCGCCAGACCAAGCTCGACGATTGAAAGAAGCTGGTTTGAGCGCGTACAACCACAATCTTGACACTTCCAGAGAATTCTACCCAGAG GTCATTACGTCTCGTACATACGATGATCGATTGGCTACTATCGAAGCAGTACGAGAAGCTGGTATCTCAGTTTGTTCAGGTGGTATTCTGGGTTTGGGAGAACAGGACGAAGATAGAGTGGGATTGATCCATGAGgtctcgag ATTACCACAACATCCCGAATCGTTCCCTGTTAATACGCTTGTTCCTATTGAAGGTACTCCATTGGAAAAGAATGAC CCTGTCGGAGTCCACACTGTCCTCCGAACCATCGCTACTGCCCGTATAGTTTTACCCCGGACTATCATCAGGTTGGCTGCCGGACGACACACCTTCTCAGAGACCGAACAGGCTATG GCATTCATGGCAGGAGCCAACGCGATCTTTACCGGAGAACGAATGCTCACCACTCCATGTTCAGGATGGGACGAGGACAAAGCGATGTTGGGTAGATGGGGTCTGAGAGGTCAGAGATCATTCGAAGATTCAGAATCGGTATCTACCACaccgatgatgacgaaggaACAACAAGCTTTACACGGTGTCAGCTATTAG